From Penicillium psychrofluorescens genome assembly, chromosome: 1, one genomic window encodes:
- a CDS encoding uncharacterized protein (ID:PFLUO_000229-T1.cds;~source:funannotate), producing the protein MDDQQQSAERLQGAAAVACASCRRLKMRCIGAANPPCARCFKKNRECVVRLPNRQQHRLSSRSKASTVHDRADPPSPNSLAEYRPSPAVTLTHSPTSMVASQAQEPPHRPTSEHQNSPHDQTILPSIFSSSPITIATATTKASGNNDPSSGVTASQHRSGPDPISDSIILDLVEFFVQRLICYTPVLSLEPLSNLGILIASQRPLAYAMAFVASTLSIGYSSTRLALFPHMSQMLEQANDVSNKTQEENWTLLQALAVLYSYPRVAAVSGQVAEKQLSPWVVKSAVETCAMQLSLHQSVEDLKTYLKSPGSDISSSFPYRRTFYWIWLFVKSRHHSVITRTPPTIRNDSTITTTLDLLPHLDPQPGVWRVLAEAALHHQWDQAARIDRDLAEWWCVPCNTKDIGSLSELLENAENLLQEWSATWLQSHDMSTPSSHDSNLLDPSFFANSITAFMGILTRFSIVSFAAPIVSHQLVAKTGMATFPSSSARSPELSAFLNCVLKSADAAGKCCDTIIELKPAAREPLRYMPDYGFTMIALCCLHLVYAYKMCPDNPTLRSYLVKAEQVAYIMMDLRVGCNVCPKVYGEYILFQLRTATRNSAPSTDNGNEDQNMADSHAGPAMGRPDSHAWSQLGSTADSNQPLDSLFQFGLSNDNWPTADLSSDVLLLSNPELLDILNIYPDSLLHSNTNSL; encoded by the exons ATGGATGATCAGCAGCAGTCTGCCGAACGCCTGCAGGGCGCTGCAGCCGTCGCCTGTGCTTCGTGTCGCCGACTGAAG ATGAGATGCATCGGCGCCGCCAACCCGCCATGCGCCCGCTGCTTCAAGAAGAACCGCGAGTGCGTGGTTCGGCTTCCGAATCGCCAGCAGCATCGCTTGTCGTCGCGCTCCAAAGCCAGCACTGTTCATGATCGCGCCGACCCTCCTTCGCCCAACTCTCTCGCCGAGTACAGGCCGTCGCCCGCCGTCACCCTCACCCATTCCCCAACCTCGATGGTCGCGAGTCAGGCCCAGGAGCCTCCTCACAGGCCAACCTCGGAACACCAAAATTCACCACACGATCAGACGATTCTGCCCTCGATattctcctcgtcgccaatcaccattgccactgccaccacAAAGGCCTCGGGGAACAACGATCCCTCCAGCGGCGTCACTGCTTCGCAACACCGGTCAGGGCCCGATCCGATTTCGGATTCCATCATACTGGATCTCGTCGAGTT cttcgTTCAGAGATTGATATGCTACACACCTGTTCTCTCGCTAGAGCCGCTGAGCAATCTCGGTATTCTGATCGCCAGCCAGCGGCCTCTTGCATATGCCATGGCATTTGTCGCGTCCACCCTCAGCATAGGCTACAGTTCGACACGCCTCGCTCTGTTTCCTCACATGTCCCAAATGCTGGAACAGGCAAATGACGTGAGCAATAAGACCCAGGAAGAAAACTGGACTTTGCTGCAAGCACTTGCCGTCCTCTACTCATATCCCAGAGTGGCCGCGGTATCCGGACAGGTCGCGGAGAAGCAGCTGAGCCCGTGGGTCGTCAAGTCAGCAGTGGAGACCTGCGCTATGCAACTGTCATTGCATCAATCTGTTGAGGACCTCAAGACGTATCTCAAATCCCCCGGGTCCGATATATCGTCATCATTTCCCTACCGCCGCACTTTCTACTGGATCTGGCTGTTTGTCAAATCCCGCCACCACTCTGTTATTACCAGGACGCCTCCCACGATACGGAATGACTCAACTATCACCACTACCTTGGACCTCTTGCCGCATTTAGACCCCCAACCCGGCGTATGGAGGGTATTGGCAGAGGCCGCTCTACATCACCAATGGGACCAGGCCGCTCGCATTGACAGAGACTTGGCCGAGTGGTGGTGCGTACCTTGTAATACCAAGGATATCGGATCCTTGTCAgagctgctggagaatgCCGAGAATTTACTGCAAGAATGGAGCGCCACCTGGCTGCAGTCTCATGATATGAGCACTCCTAGTTCTCACGACTCTAATCTTCTGGACCCgtccttcttcgccaacTCCATCACTGCCTTCATGGGCATTCTAACACGCTTCAGTATCGTCTCCTTTGCCGCACCAATCGTCTCGCACCAGCTGGTAGCCAAGACTGGTATGGCCACCTTTCCATCATCGAGCGCGCGTTCGCCTGAACTCTCTGCCTTTCTGAACTGCGTGTTGAAGTCCGCAGATGCGGCCGGTAAATGCTGTGACACTATCATTGAACTTAAACCCGCAGCCAGGGAGCCCTTGCGGTACATGCCCGACTACGGCTTTACGATGATCGCTCTGTGCTGTCTCCATCTGGTATATGCATACAAGATGTGCCCAGACAATCCAACGTTAAGAAGCTACCTTGTAAAGGCAGAGCAGGTCGCCTACATTATGATGGACTTGCGCGTCGGATGCAATGTATGCCCAAAGGTCTACGGAGAATACATTTTATTCCAACTGCGAACCGCAACCCGGAATTCAGCTCCTTCAACCGATAATGGTAACGAGGACCAGAACATGGCCGATTCTCACGCAGGGCCAGCCATGGGCCGCCCGGATTCTCATGCCTGGTCCCAACTGGGATCTACGGCAGACTCGAATCAGCCTCTGGACTCCTTGTTCCAATTCGGTCTATCAAACGACAATTGGCCGACAGCCGACCTCAGTTCTGACGTTTTATTACTATCAAATCCCGAATTACTTGATATTCTCAATATATATCCGGACTCTCTGCTACATTCAAATACGAACTCACTATAA